Proteins encoded together in one Pseudomonas sp. TCU-HL1 window:
- a CDS encoding heme biosynthesis HemY N-terminal domain-containing protein, which yields MKRLLKVLLILLVVGAIATLIGMAVAQHKGYVLVAYKGFRYESTLWATLALLAVLWLLFVGLRYLLRLVAVSGGVVNPWSRRNARRRARLASEQGLLDLAEGRWARALRHLKRAAEGDPQPLIYYLGAARAAQKIGQTEEAEQLLERALERQPQAELAIALAHAELQLDRGDSAAALETLKAVQERHPRHHQVLRQLLHLHEVRGDWSALVGLLPTLRKEKALPESQLAELELRVWSARLHQAGEEGLNEGETALQPLTRAWQQLSSAQRNEPRLVLAFAEQLRRLGADEEAEEAVRGAIKRGYNNDLVRLYGLLRGRDPARQLQTAEGWLKEHPGDGTLLLTLGRLCLRNRLWGKAREYFESSLSLRRDPETCAELARLLAQMGEVERSNQLFQEGLGLLDQRLPALPLPAEKIA from the coding sequence ATGAAGCGCCTGCTCAAGGTCCTACTGATCCTCCTGGTCGTCGGCGCAATCGCCACCTTGATCGGCATGGCGGTCGCCCAGCACAAGGGCTACGTGCTGGTGGCCTACAAGGGCTTCCGCTACGAATCCACCCTCTGGGCGACCCTGGCACTGCTGGCGGTGCTCTGGCTGCTGTTCGTCGGCCTGCGCTACCTCCTGCGGTTGGTGGCGGTGTCCGGCGGCGTGGTCAATCCCTGGTCGCGGCGTAACGCCCGCCGGCGTGCGCGCCTGGCCTCCGAGCAGGGCCTGCTGGACCTGGCCGAAGGTCGCTGGGCCCGTGCCCTGCGCCACCTGAAACGCGCCGCCGAAGGCGATCCGCAGCCGCTGATCTATTACCTGGGCGCTGCGCGTGCCGCACAGAAAATCGGCCAGACCGAAGAAGCCGAGCAGTTGCTGGAGCGTGCCCTGGAGCGTCAGCCACAGGCCGAGCTGGCCATCGCCCTTGCCCACGCCGAACTGCAACTGGATCGTGGCGATTCCGCGGCTGCGCTGGAAACCTTGAAGGCGGTGCAAGAGCGCCATCCGCGGCATCACCAGGTGCTACGCCAGTTGCTGCATTTGCACGAAGTGCGTGGTGACTGGTCAGCCCTTGTCGGCTTGCTGCCAACCCTGCGCAAGGAGAAGGCGCTGCCGGAAAGCCAGTTGGCAGAACTCGAACTTCGCGTCTGGAGCGCTCGCTTGCACCAGGCCGGCGAAGAGGGGCTGAACGAGGGCGAAACGGCCCTGCAACCCTTGACCCGCGCCTGGCAGCAACTGTCCTCGGCCCAGCGTAACGAACCTCGGTTGGTGCTGGCGTTCGCCGAGCAACTGCGTCGACTGGGCGCCGATGAGGAAGCCGAAGAAGCGGTGCGTGGCGCGATCAAGCGTGGCTACAACAACGACCTGGTGCGCCTCTACGGCCTGCTGCGCGGCCGCGATCCGGCCCGCCAGCTGCAGACGGCCGAGGGCTGGCTGAAGGAGCATCCGGGCGACGGCACGCTGCTGCTCACGCTGGGTCGTCTGTGCCTGCGCAACCGCCTCTGGGGCAAGGCACGGGAGTACTTCGAGAGCAGCCTGAGCTTGCGCCGTGATCCGGAAACTTGCGCCGAGCTGGCCCGCCTGCTGGCACAAATGGGCGAAGTCGAACGCAGCAACCAGCTGTTCCAGGAAGGCCTCGGCTTGCTCGACCAGCGCCTGCCGGCCTTGCCCTTGCCGGCGGAGAAGATCGCCTGA
- a CDS encoding uroporphyrinogen-III C-methyltransferase → MSEAEAPKQEQHTHAAEPVAPASAAPASRGNGLALFALLLGAAGIAVGGWGLWQVRTLDTRDQQQLSMVEDARGQTRALAQREQQLTQRLEELPSAAELDERRRLLVDLQGDQQQLRQRLETILGASRKDWRLAEAEHLLRLATLRLSALQDIHSAAALVQAADDILREQDDPGAYAARDQLAKTLVALRSTEQPDRTGLFLQLGALRDQAAQLNPLVPAFEDKGGVLLDMAAEGDGGSRWSEWLEKLSHYFRIQLDADQSIKPLLAGQSLSQVRLALSLALEQAQWGALHGQTQVYQRSLRQAREVLNSHFNDENPDSRALLARLDELAAQPVEVQAPDLAPALSALQAYLQRTPGAPASEVEKPGAAEPAKEAGQ, encoded by the coding sequence GTGAGCGAAGCAGAAGCCCCGAAACAAGAGCAACACACCCACGCCGCCGAACCCGTCGCCCCAGCCAGTGCCGCGCCCGCTTCGCGGGGCAATGGGCTGGCCCTGTTCGCCCTGCTTCTGGGCGCTGCCGGCATTGCCGTTGGCGGCTGGGGCCTTTGGCAGGTACGCACCCTGGACACCCGCGACCAGCAGCAGCTCAGCATGGTCGAGGACGCCCGTGGCCAGACCCGTGCGCTGGCTCAGCGCGAGCAACAGCTCACCCAGCGCCTGGAAGAACTGCCCAGCGCTGCCGAGCTGGATGAGCGCCGCCGCTTGCTGGTGGACCTGCAGGGCGACCAGCAGCAACTGCGCCAGCGTCTGGAAACCATTCTCGGCGCCAGCCGCAAGGACTGGCGTCTGGCCGAGGCCGAGCACCTGCTGCGCCTGGCCACTCTGCGCCTCTCGGCGTTGCAGGATATCCACAGCGCCGCCGCCCTGGTTCAGGCCGCCGACGACATCCTTCGCGAGCAGGACGATCCGGGCGCCTATGCGGCCCGCGATCAGCTGGCGAAGACCCTGGTGGCCCTGCGCAGCACCGAACAGCCCGATCGCACTGGCCTGTTCCTGCAACTTGGCGCGCTGCGCGATCAGGCTGCGCAGCTCAACCCGCTGGTGCCTGCTTTCGAAGACAAGGGCGGCGTCCTGCTCGACATGGCCGCCGAAGGTGACGGTGGCAGCCGCTGGTCCGAGTGGCTGGAGAAGCTCTCGCACTACTTCCGCATCCAGCTCGATGCCGACCAGAGCATCAAGCCGCTGCTGGCCGGACAGAGTCTTTCGCAGGTCCGCCTGGCCCTGTCGCTGGCCCTGGAGCAAGCGCAGTGGGGCGCACTCCATGGCCAGACCCAGGTCTACCAGCGGTCACTGCGTCAGGCCCGCGAGGTGCTGAACAGCCACTTCAACGACGAGAATCCGGATAGTCGTGCCCTGCTGGCACGCCTCGATGAACTTGCCGCGCAGCCGGTGGAAGTCCAGGCCCCCGATCTCGCGCCCGCGCTGAGCGCCCTGCAGGCCTATCTGCAACGCACACCGGGCGCACCTGCTAGCGAAGTCGAGAAGCCGGGTGCCGCGGAGCCGGCCAAGGAGGCCGGCCAATGA
- a CDS encoding uroporphyrinogen-III synthase, translated as MTGWRLLLTRPAEECEALAASLAEQRIHSSSLPLLAIEPLKETPEQRGIILELDRYCAVVVVSKPAARLGLDLIDRYWPQPPVGQHWFSVGAATGALLEDYGLPVYWPAVGDDSEALLALPELTEALAVPEPRVLIMRGEGGREFLAERLRGQGVAVDYLELYRRCLPEYPKGTLARRVEAEGLNGLVVSSGQGLENLQRMAGDTWPDLARLTLFVPSPRVAEQAALAGAKNVVDCRGASATALLAALRQYPAPAL; from the coding sequence GTGACCGGCTGGCGGTTGCTGCTGACGCGCCCTGCGGAGGAGTGCGAGGCGCTGGCCGCGAGCCTGGCTGAGCAGCGGATCCACAGCAGCAGCCTGCCCCTGCTGGCCATCGAACCTCTCAAGGAAACGCCCGAGCAGCGCGGCATCATCCTCGAACTCGACCGTTATTGCGCAGTGGTGGTGGTCAGCAAGCCCGCGGCACGTCTTGGCCTCGACCTGATCGACCGCTACTGGCCGCAGCCCCCGGTTGGCCAGCATTGGTTCAGCGTTGGCGCAGCTACCGGCGCCCTGCTCGAAGACTACGGCCTGCCGGTGTACTGGCCGGCCGTTGGCGATGACAGCGAGGCCCTCCTGGCACTGCCGGAGTTGACCGAGGCCCTGGCCGTGCCTGAACCCAGGGTACTCATCATGCGGGGCGAGGGTGGCCGAGAATTCCTGGCCGAGCGCTTGCGCGGCCAAGGCGTCGCGGTCGACTATCTGGAACTCTACAGGCGCTGCCTGCCGGAATACCCCAAGGGCACGCTGGCCCGCCGGGTTGAGGCGGAAGGCTTGAATGGCCTGGTGGTCAGCAGTGGTCAGGGCCTGGAAAACCTCCAGCGCATGGCTGGCGACACCTGGCCTGACCTGGCCCGTCTGACCCTGTTCGTGCCCAGCCCGCGGGTCGCCGAACAGGCCGCCCTCGCGGGCGCGAAGAATGTAGTGGATTGCCGTGGTGCCAGTGCCACGGCTTTGCTGGCGGCGCTCAGGCAGTACCCGGCGCCGGCCCTCTGA
- the hemC gene encoding hydroxymethylbilane synthase, which translates to MMSREIRIATRKSALALWQAEYVKARLEEAHPGLKVSLVPMVSKGDKLLDAPLAKIGGKGLFVKELETALLENEADIAVHSMKDVPMDFPEGLGLYCICEREDPRDAFVSNRFDSLDTLPAGSVVGTSSLRRQAQLLARRPDLKIQFLRGNVNTRLAKLDAGEYDAIILAAAGLIRLGFADRIRSSISVEDSLPAGGQGAVGIECRTADSEIHALLAPLHHRDTALRVTAERALNKRLNGGCQVPIACYAVLEGDQLWLRGLVGQPDGGQLLRAEARAGVADAEALGVKVAEELLQQGAEDILKAVYGETGHP; encoded by the coding sequence ATCATGTCCCGCGAGATCCGCATCGCCACCCGCAAGAGTGCCCTGGCCCTGTGGCAGGCCGAATACGTCAAAGCCCGTCTTGAAGAGGCTCATCCCGGTCTCAAGGTCAGCCTGGTGCCCATGGTCAGCAAGGGTGACAAGCTGCTCGATGCGCCCCTGGCGAAGATTGGCGGCAAGGGTCTGTTCGTCAAGGAGCTGGAAACGGCCCTGCTGGAGAACGAGGCGGACATTGCCGTGCACTCCATGAAAGACGTGCCCATGGATTTTCCCGAGGGCCTTGGTCTTTACTGCATCTGCGAGCGCGAAGACCCGCGTGATGCCTTCGTCTCCAACCGTTTCGACAGCCTCGACACCTTGCCGGCTGGTAGCGTGGTCGGCACGTCCAGCCTGCGCCGCCAGGCCCAGTTGCTGGCCCGCCGGCCTGACCTGAAAATCCAGTTCCTGCGTGGCAACGTGAACACCCGTCTGGCCAAGCTGGATGCCGGCGAGTATGACGCCATCATCCTCGCCGCCGCGGGTCTGATCCGCCTTGGCTTCGCGGACCGTATTCGTTCCTCCATCAGCGTCGAGGACAGCCTGCCGGCTGGCGGCCAGGGCGCCGTGGGCATCGAGTGCCGTACCGCCGATAGCGAAATCCACGCCCTGCTGGCGCCCCTGCATCACCGTGATACCGCCCTGCGCGTGACGGCCGAGCGCGCTCTCAACAAGCGCTTGAATGGCGGCTGCCAGGTGCCCATCGCCTGCTACGCCGTGCTCGAAGGCGACCAACTCTGGTTGCGCGGCCTGGTCGGTCAACCGGATGGCGGCCAGCTGCTGCGTGCTGAAGCCCGCGCTGGCGTTGCCGATGCCGAGGCCCTGGGCGTCAAGGTGGCTGAAGAGTTGCTGCAACAGGGCGCCGAGGACATCCTCAAGGCGGTCTATGGCGAGACCGGCCACCCGTGA
- a CDS encoding LytR/AlgR family response regulator transcription factor gives MNVLIVDDEPLARERLSRLIGDLEGYRVLEPAASNGEEALTLIDSLKPDVVLLDIRMPGLDGLQVAARLCEREAPPAVIFCTAHDEFALEAFQVSAVGYLVKPVRSESLAEALKKAERPNRVQLAALTRPAAVSGSGPRSHISARTRKGIELIPLDQVIFFIADHKYVTLRHEHGEVLLDEPLKALEDEFGDRFVRIHRNALVARERIERLQRTPLGHFQLYLKGMNGEALTVSRRHVAGVRKLMNNL, from the coding sequence ATGAATGTCCTGATCGTCGACGATGAACCTCTTGCCCGCGAGCGCCTCAGCCGCCTGATCGGCGACCTCGAGGGGTACCGTGTCTTGGAGCCTGCCGCCAGCAATGGCGAGGAGGCGCTCACCCTGATCGACAGCCTCAAGCCGGATGTGGTCCTGCTGGACATTCGCATGCCCGGCCTGGACGGGTTGCAAGTGGCCGCCAGGCTTTGCGAGCGCGAGGCGCCGCCGGCGGTGATCTTCTGCACGGCCCATGACGAGTTTGCCCTGGAAGCCTTCCAGGTCAGTGCCGTGGGCTACCTGGTCAAACCCGTGCGCTCCGAGTCACTGGCCGAAGCCTTGAAAAAGGCCGAGCGGCCCAACCGGGTGCAACTCGCTGCGCTGACCCGCCCTGCTGCGGTCAGCGGGAGCGGTCCCCGAAGTCACATCAGTGCCCGTACCCGGAAAGGCATCGAACTGATCCCGCTGGATCAGGTGATCTTCTTCATCGCCGACCACAAGTACGTGACGCTGCGTCACGAGCATGGCGAAGTGCTGCTGGACGAACCGCTGAAGGCGCTGGAAGACGAGTTTGGCGACCGCTTCGTGCGTATCCACCGCAACGCCCTGGTGGCCCGCGAACGGATCGAGCGTCTGCAGCGCACCCCGCTCGGGCACTTCCAGCTTTACCTCAAGGGTATGAATGGGGAGGCGCTTACGGTGAGCCGCCGCCATGTCGCTGGCGTGCGGAAGCTGATGAACAACCTGTGA
- a CDS encoding sensor histidine kinase: MPKRLKKKARSRTASDDFFLPELCLPEALLGLVLLAELLVLVLVLAEPMLPSFNWVRLALTSLFVQWIVLLSAALLCQLRPLLARLRASLAGSLCCALVVGLTLAGTAVADYFDLGGPLPRSGEVNLYLRHGLISLIMSALLLRYFYLQSQWRKQQQAELKARIESLQARIRPHFLFNSLNSIASLVVIDPDKAEQAVLDLSDIFRASLAKPGTLVDWGEEMELAKRYLSIEQYRLGERLQLDWQVNEVPDDLPIPQLTLQPLLENALIHGIQPRIEGGLVRIEADYRDGMFRLCVSNPYEEVQGQSPPRGTQQALRNIDARLTALFGPRASLSVERRDGRHFTCLRYPCARLTQEARAI; the protein is encoded by the coding sequence ATGCCGAAGCGCCTGAAAAAGAAAGCGCGTTCCAGAACCGCCAGCGACGACTTCTTCCTGCCGGAGCTCTGCCTGCCCGAGGCGTTGCTCGGGCTGGTTCTGCTGGCCGAGCTGCTGGTGCTGGTGCTGGTGCTGGCCGAGCCCATGCTGCCCAGTTTCAACTGGGTGCGCCTCGCCCTGACGTCTCTCTTCGTGCAATGGATCGTGCTGCTTTCAGCCGCGCTGCTGTGCCAGTTGCGGCCACTCCTGGCGCGTCTGAGGGCCTCCCTGGCCGGCAGCCTCTGCTGCGCCCTGGTGGTGGGCCTGACCCTCGCCGGCACCGCAGTGGCCGACTACTTCGATCTCGGCGGGCCGCTGCCTCGCAGTGGCGAGGTCAACCTTTACCTGCGTCACGGCCTCATCAGCCTGATCATGTCGGCACTGCTGCTGCGCTACTTCTACCTGCAGAGCCAGTGGCGCAAACAGCAGCAGGCCGAGCTCAAGGCGCGCATCGAGTCGCTGCAGGCACGCATCCGTCCGCACTTCCTGTTCAACAGCCTGAACAGCATCGCCAGTCTCGTCGTGATCGATCCTGACAAGGCGGAGCAGGCCGTGCTGGACCTTTCCGACATTTTCCGCGCAAGCCTGGCCAAGCCCGGCACCCTGGTCGACTGGGGGGAGGAAATGGAGCTGGCGAAACGATATCTGTCGATTGAGCAATATCGTCTTGGAGAACGGCTACAGTTGGATTGGCAGGTGAATGAAGTACCGGACGATCTGCCTATCCCTCAGTTGACGCTGCAGCCCTTGCTGGAGAACGCCCTGATCCATGGCATCCAGCCGCGCATTGAAGGAGGGTTGGTGCGAATCGAAGCGGATTACCGCGACGGCATGTTCCGCCTCTGCGTAAGCAACCCTTACGAAGAGGTCCAGGGTCAGTCGCCACCGCGTGGCACCCAGCAGGCTCTGCGCAATATCGACGCGCGCCTGACGGCACTTTTCGGGCCGCGGGCAAGTCTCAGCGTGGAGCGCCGTGACGGCCGCCACTTCACCTGTCTACGCTATCCTTGTGCGAGACTCACGCAGGAAGCCCGTGCGATATGA
- the argH gene encoding argininosuccinate lyase — protein MSTDKTNQSWGGRFSEPVDAFVARFTASVDFDKRLYRHDIMGSIAHATMLAQVGVLSEAERDAIIDGLKQIQGEIEAGSFDWRVDLEDVHMNIEARLTDRIGVTGKKLHTGRSRNDQVATDIRLWLRDEIDIILGEITRLQQGLLEQAEREADTIMPGFTHLQTAQPVTFGHHLLAWFEMLSRDYERLVDCRKRVNRLPLGSAALAGTTYPIQREVTCQLLGFDAVGGNSLDGVSDRDFAIEFCAAASLAMMHLSRFSEELVLWTSAQFQFIDLPDRFCTGSSIMPQKKNPDVPELVRGKSGRVFGALTGLLTLMKGQPLAYNKDNQEDKEPLFDAADTLRDSLRAFADMIPAIKPKREIMREAARRGFSTATDLADYLVRKGLPFRDCHEIVGHAVKYGVDTGKDLAEMSLDELRTFSDQIGDDVFAVLTLEGSVNARDHIGGTAPNQVRAAVQRGKALLAAR, from the coding sequence ATGAGCACCGACAAGACCAACCAGTCCTGGGGTGGCCGCTTCAGCGAGCCCGTCGACGCTTTCGTCGCCCGTTTCACCGCGTCCGTTGACTTCGACAAGCGCCTGTACCGCCACGACATCATGGGCTCCATCGCCCACGCCACCATGCTGGCACAGGTCGGCGTCCTCAGCGAGGCGGAGCGTGATGCCATCATCGACGGGCTGAAGCAGATCCAGGGCGAGATCGAAGCCGGCAGCTTCGACTGGCGCGTGGACCTGGAAGACGTGCACATGAATATCGAGGCGCGCCTGACCGACCGCATCGGCGTCACCGGCAAGAAGCTGCACACCGGCCGCAGCCGCAACGACCAGGTCGCCACCGACATCCGCCTCTGGCTGCGCGACGAGATCGACATCATCCTCGGTGAGATCACCCGCCTGCAGCAGGGCCTGCTGGAACAGGCCGAGCGCGAAGCCGACACCATCATGCCCGGCTTCACTCACCTGCAGACCGCTCAGCCGGTCACCTTCGGCCATCACCTGTTGGCCTGGTTCGAGATGCTCAGCCGCGACTACGAGCGCCTGGTCGACTGCCGCAAGCGCGTCAACCGCTTGCCCCTGGGGTCCGCTGCCCTGGCCGGAACCACCTACCCGATCCAGCGCGAGGTCACCTGCCAGCTGCTCGGTTTCGATGCCGTCGGCGGCAACTCCCTGGACGGCGTGTCCGACCGTGACTTCGCAATCGAATTCTGCGCCGCCGCGTCCCTGGCGATGATGCACCTGTCGCGCTTCTCCGAAGAGCTGGTGCTCTGGACCAGCGCGCAGTTCCAGTTCATCGACCTGCCTGACCGCTTCTGCACCGGTTCCTCGATCATGCCGCAGAAGAAGAACCCTGACGTACCCGAACTGGTACGCGGCAAGTCCGGCCGCGTGTTCGGTGCCCTCACCGGCCTGCTGACCCTGATGAAAGGCCAGCCGCTGGCCTACAACAAGGACAACCAGGAAGACAAGGAACCGCTGTTCGACGCCGCCGACACCCTGCGCGACAGCCTGCGTGCCTTCGCCGACATGATCCCGGCCATCAAGCCCAAGCGCGAAATCATGCGCGAAGCGGCCCGCCGCGGCTTCTCCACCGCTACCGACCTCGCCGACTACCTGGTGCGCAAGGGCCTGCCCTTCCGCGACTGCCACGAAATCGTCGGCCACGCGGTGAAGTACGGCGTGGATACCGGCAAGGACCTGGCCGAGATGAGCCTGGACGAACTGCGCACGTTCAGCGACCAGATCGGTGACGACGTGTTCGCCGTACTGACCCTGGAAGGCTCGGTCAACGCCCGCGACCACATCGGCGGTACCGCGCCGAACCAGGTTCGCGCTGCCGTCCAGCGCGGCAAGGCCCTGCTGGCTGCCCGCTGA
- a CDS encoding TIGR02647 family protein yields MVFTPELIAEFELLALFNLDNTQEGIKVHNSANPRAQAAVMRLHQKGLITQADGGYLTSLGLDAAEHVQALRTILLPEHA; encoded by the coding sequence ATGGTCTTCACCCCCGAACTCATCGCTGAATTCGAACTGCTGGCCCTGTTCAACCTGGACAACACCCAGGAAGGCATCAAGGTCCACAACAGCGCCAACCCCAGAGCCCAGGCTGCGGTCATGCGACTGCACCAGAAAGGCCTGATCACCCAAGCCGACGGCGGCTACCTGACCAGCCTCGGTCTCGACGCCGCCGAACACGTCCAGGCCCTACGCACCATTCTCCTGCCCGAACACGCCTGA
- a CDS encoding class I adenylate cyclase: MTRTQEIRPDIDDGIDRKVLAQLRARFLKVNAGRLDRAMQALSTRQQLVLKLLPLLFHVNHPLLPGYVSGTAPAGVAAYEPDDDLLAEAQRLTRSFAYKARRGPQPTPIHGLFLMGSLGTIAQAEQSDMDIWVCHAPEMDAAATAELQRKCSALETWAASQGAEAHFFLVDPARFTQGDREARLTSDDCGTTQHYLLLDEFYRTAIWLAGRTPLWWLVPVYEEARYAEYSRTLLSKRFLRAEEVLDLGHLAHIPPGEFIGASMWQLFKGIESPYKSVLKLLLTEVYASEHPQVACLSLRFKESVYANRLDLDELDPYMVVYRRLEEYLRGRNETERLELIRRCLYLKVNKKLSRPPRNRSKSWQRLLLERLTAEWHWPHRQLAMLDSRSQWKVRQVLAERRALVNELTYSYRFLSQFARSEQAICTLSSRDLGVLGRRLYAAFERKAGKVEFINPGIAPDIAEDTLTLVQCPTDTEGETQWALFSGSLNALDWQDFAPLKRSRELVPLLAWCHRNGVIDTGTRVSLHPGTSDLTEHELSNLLASLQQAFPLPQGQVDESALLRAGVPAEVLLLVNVGIDPLKQHSQKNLHLTTERTDALGYSGVRENLVLTLDQVTLNSWNELLVSRYEGPDALLACLRDYLNSLPANGARPGLRVRCFCRNRAQAIGQRVEELFGDAQEMLGTAGIPRFLLQIQQRFHVLQLELGQVSHASLADLPALVEHLGRDLPGYSPLQLDRHALEDVDLAVILPLGRPHCIQVFYRQNGDSAEISLLDEHNALWRQRLPFRDEQSLLTPLHRFLQSLLYRRNALLPLDSPLAMLVPEIFYYEVVRQGRQLERRAAPSAAVSHPFYDVQAIVEPAEQGLVHVTLYCNHREFSELEYGAGLFAAVARHILAQRREPERYPCYITDLDLSRVQGKGQAQTVHYLRYKVELEERLNRALRDS; this comes from the coding sequence ATGACGCGCACCCAGGAAATCCGCCCGGACATCGACGACGGCATCGACCGCAAGGTCCTCGCGCAACTGCGCGCCCGCTTCCTCAAGGTCAATGCTGGCCGGCTGGACCGTGCCATGCAGGCGCTATCCACTCGCCAGCAGCTGGTCCTGAAGCTGCTGCCCCTGCTCTTCCACGTCAATCACCCACTGCTGCCGGGCTATGTTTCCGGCACAGCGCCAGCCGGAGTCGCCGCCTATGAACCCGACGACGACCTGCTGGCCGAAGCCCAGCGGCTGACCCGCTCTTTCGCCTACAAGGCGCGGCGCGGCCCGCAACCCACGCCTATTCATGGCCTGTTCCTGATGGGCAGCCTGGGCACCATCGCCCAGGCCGAGCAAAGCGACATGGACATCTGGGTCTGCCACGCGCCGGAGATGGACGCGGCTGCCACCGCCGAACTGCAGCGCAAGTGCAGTGCCCTGGAGACCTGGGCAGCCAGCCAGGGCGCCGAAGCGCACTTCTTCCTGGTCGACCCGGCGCGCTTCACCCAGGGCGACCGTGAAGCGCGACTGACCTCCGACGACTGCGGTACTACCCAGCACTACCTGCTGCTGGACGAGTTCTACCGTACCGCCATCTGGCTCGCCGGCCGCACGCCACTCTGGTGGCTGGTGCCAGTCTATGAAGAGGCGCGCTACGCCGAGTACAGCCGCACGCTGCTGTCCAAGCGCTTCCTCCGCGCCGAGGAAGTACTCGACCTTGGCCACCTGGCGCACATCCCTCCGGGGGAGTTCATCGGCGCCAGCATGTGGCAGCTGTTCAAGGGCATCGAGTCGCCCTACAAGTCGGTGCTCAAGCTACTGCTCACCGAGGTCTACGCCAGTGAACACCCTCAGGTCGCCTGCTTGTCCCTGCGCTTCAAGGAGTCGGTCTATGCCAACCGCCTCGACCTCGACGAGCTGGACCCCTACATGGTGGTTTACCGCCGGCTGGAGGAGTACCTGCGCGGGCGCAATGAAACCGAGCGCCTGGAGCTGATCCGCCGCTGCCTGTACCTGAAGGTGAACAAGAAACTCAGCCGGCCGCCGCGCAACCGCAGCAAGAGCTGGCAGCGCCTCCTGCTGGAGCGCCTGACTGCCGAGTGGCACTGGCCGCACCGCCAGCTGGCGATGCTCGACAGCCGCAGTCAATGGAAAGTGCGCCAGGTCCTGGCCGAGCGCCGCGCCCTGGTCAACGAGTTGACCTACAGCTACCGCTTCCTGTCCCAGTTCGCCCGTAGTGAACAGGCCATCTGCACCCTCAGCAGCCGCGACCTGGGCGTGCTCGGCCGACGCCTCTATGCAGCCTTCGAGCGCAAGGCGGGCAAGGTGGAGTTCATCAACCCGGGCATCGCCCCGGACATTGCCGAAGACACCCTCACCCTGGTGCAGTGCCCCACGGATACCGAGGGCGAAACCCAGTGGGCGCTGTTCTCCGGCAGCCTGAACGCCCTCGACTGGCAGGACTTCGCGCCACTGAAACGCAGCCGCGAGCTGGTGCCCCTGCTTGCCTGGTGTCACCGCAACGGGGTGATAGACACCGGCACCCGCGTGTCCCTGCATCCGGGTACCAGCGACCTGACTGAGCATGAGCTGTCCAACCTCCTGGCCAGCCTGCAACAGGCCTTCCCCCTGCCCCAGGGACAGGTGGACGAAAGCGCCCTGCTGCGTGCCGGGGTTCCGGCCGAGGTGCTGTTGCTGGTGAACGTGGGGATCGATCCACTAAAGCAGCACAGCCAGAAGAACCTTCACCTCACCACTGAACGCACCGATGCACTGGGTTACTCCGGGGTGCGCGAGAACCTGGTGCTGACCCTCGACCAGGTCACGCTGAACAGCTGGAACGAATTGCTGGTGAGCCGCTACGAGGGCCCCGACGCCCTGCTCGCCTGCCTGCGCGATTACCTCAACAGCCTGCCGGCCAACGGCGCGCGTCCCGGGCTACGGGTGCGCTGCTTCTGTCGCAACCGCGCCCAGGCCATTGGCCAGCGGGTGGAAGAGCTGTTTGGCGATGCCCAGGAGATGCTGGGCACCGCGGGCATTCCGCGCTTCCTGCTGCAGATCCAGCAACGCTTCCATGTGCTGCAGCTGGAACTCGGCCAGGTCAGCCACGCCAGCCTGGCAGACCTACCTGCACTGGTGGAGCATCTGGGTCGCGACCTGCCGGGCTACAGCCCGCTGCAACTTGACCGCCATGCCCTTGAGGACGTCGATCTGGCAGTGATCCTGCCTCTCGGTCGCCCCCACTGCATCCAGGTGTTCTATCGCCAGAATGGCGACAGTGCCGAGATCAGCCTGCTGGACGAGCACAACGCGCTGTGGCGCCAGCGCCTGCCATTTCGCGATGAGCAGAGCCTGCTGACGCCGCTGCACCGCTTCCTGCAATCGCTGCTTTACCGGCGCAACGCCCTGCTGCCGCTGGACAGCCCACTGGCCATGCTGGTGCCGGAAATCTTCTATTACGAGGTGGTACGCCAAGGCCGCCAACTGGAACGTCGCGCGGCGCCGTCAGCGGCAGTCAGCCATCCCTTCTACGACGTGCAGGCCATCGTCGAGCCGGCCGAGCAAGGACTGGTGCATGTGACCCTCTACTGCAACCATCGGGAGTTCTCTGAGCTGGAGTACGGCGCCGGCCTGTTCGCCGCCGTGGCCCGGCATATCCTGGCCCAGCGCCGCGAACCGGAACGCTACCCTTGTTACATCACCGACCTGGACCTGTCCCGGGTGCAAGGCAAGGGCCAGGCGCAGACGGTTCACTACCTGCGGTACAAGGTCGAGCTGGAAGAGAGGCTGAACAGGGCGCTGCGCGATAGCTGA